From Actinopolymorpha cephalotaxi, one genomic window encodes:
- a CDS encoding gamma carbonic anhydrase family protein → MLIRHRGAGPIVHESAYVAPNATLVGRVVVGPRARIMYGAVLDAEGSSVEVGESCVVAEHAVLRASAIGDEERPVRLADHVFVAPHATVLGCTVERCCYLAANVTVLHGARLGPGASIAVGALVHARTVVPDGFFVPPHTLAAGDPARVITPDQRDEAAAAVRDADFAAAAFGVSAEWEDRVRRYEAAAEARSAEFAAHLDDEPSTPDMSGLSGGGVGGHS, encoded by the coding sequence ATGCTGATCCGCCACAGAGGGGCCGGGCCGATCGTTCACGAGTCCGCCTACGTCGCCCCCAACGCCACCCTGGTCGGCCGGGTCGTCGTCGGCCCGCGGGCCAGGATCATGTACGGCGCCGTGCTGGATGCCGAGGGTTCCTCGGTCGAGGTGGGGGAGTCCTGCGTCGTCGCCGAGCATGCTGTCCTGCGGGCCAGCGCGATCGGCGACGAGGAACGCCCGGTCCGGCTGGCCGACCACGTGTTCGTCGCTCCGCACGCGACCGTGCTGGGCTGCACGGTGGAACGCTGCTGCTATCTCGCCGCCAACGTCACGGTCCTGCACGGGGCCCGGCTGGGTCCGGGAGCGAGCATCGCGGTCGGCGCCCTCGTGCACGCGCGGACGGTCGTACCCGACGGGTTCTTCGTACCACCGCACACCCTAGCGGCCGGCGACCCCGCCCGGGTGATCACGCCCGACCAGCGGGACGAGGCCGCGGCCGCGGTGCGCGACGCCGACTTCGCCGCCGCGGCGTTCGGGGTGAGCGCCGAATGGGAGGACCGGGTACGACGGTACGAAGCGGCCGCCGAGGCACGCTCGGCGGAGTTCGCCGCCCACCTCGACGACGAGCCGTCGACACCGGACATGTCCGGCCTGTCGGGTGGCGGTGTCGGCGGGCACTCGTAG
- a CDS encoding ABC transporter substrate-binding protein, with amino-acid sequence MVHGNGVSRRGFLYGSAVAAGSLMLAACSGNDSTGGNGGSGKKAAGGGGGTGSTAKGSVKKPLAPPKKFSEAPMLAEQVKAGKLPQIDKRLPSSPYVIPHRWAEPGNYGGQMQMVIDASNSGAIKEYMYGHSLLRFLNDGLDIGPGLVESWESNADASDWTFHFRKGLKWSDGQPWTTADIMYWWNDMVLNTEHPEVPPDDVRSGRNTIATLTASDDYTLRMKFDAPAPITPERLAAWVNRGIGPQWMAPKHVLKQYHPTYNKKIKGKDWYVKHDLHLDWQINPGSPVMTGWYTKTYDEGRSVVLERNPYYWVVDKEGKQLPYLDQVRFTVVKDPQVQKLQMSNGRYDYVHGGHTALVLGDISGLKQAEKRTGVQVTFWDSGSGTGSICFLNYDYPDDKMRETIRKPEFRQALSHAINRPDARKAIYFDTGEVTTGTLSPKGQMFTINDEAKQHYTQWRDAYVKYDPDKAKSMLDKLGLKDKNGDGKRELPDGSKLQISLDYPADASAEHVQKNNHLKRDWEAVGIKTVINPVPPEAFGDRWGRGELMTTTAWEVGDCSPLIYPGWVIPVETGHWAPLHGQAFIMQTGDPKKMKEQANLSPWKRTPPWMLAEKGDPIDRLWKLYAQARVEPDNMKRIQIMWEVQKIHIDEGPFFFGIVANYPRIVLTRKGLHNVPKKENLALGGWVNPWILPSPAVYDPELYFWDKPEEHKV; translated from the coding sequence ATGGTGCATGGCAACGGCGTCAGCAGGCGCGGTTTTCTGTACGGTTCGGCGGTGGCCGCCGGGTCGCTCATGCTGGCCGCCTGCTCTGGCAACGACTCCACCGGCGGGAACGGTGGGTCGGGCAAGAAGGCCGCGGGCGGCGGAGGGGGTACCGGCTCGACTGCCAAGGGGTCGGTGAAGAAGCCGCTCGCCCCGCCGAAGAAGTTCTCCGAGGCGCCGATGCTGGCCGAACAGGTGAAGGCGGGCAAGCTCCCGCAGATCGACAAGCGGCTGCCCTCCTCGCCGTACGTCATTCCTCACCGCTGGGCCGAGCCGGGCAACTACGGCGGCCAGATGCAGATGGTCATCGACGCGAGCAACTCCGGTGCCATCAAGGAGTACATGTACGGCCACTCGTTGCTGCGGTTCCTCAACGACGGCCTGGACATCGGCCCCGGCCTGGTGGAGAGCTGGGAGTCCAACGCCGACGCCTCGGACTGGACGTTCCACTTCCGCAAGGGCCTGAAGTGGTCCGACGGTCAGCCGTGGACGACCGCCGACATCATGTACTGGTGGAACGACATGGTGCTCAACACCGAGCACCCGGAGGTGCCGCCGGACGACGTGCGGTCCGGCCGCAACACCATCGCCACGTTGACCGCCTCCGACGACTACACGTTGCGGATGAAGTTCGACGCACCCGCACCGATCACTCCGGAACGCCTCGCGGCCTGGGTCAACCGCGGTATCGGCCCGCAGTGGATGGCGCCCAAGCACGTGCTGAAGCAGTACCACCCCACGTACAACAAGAAGATCAAGGGCAAGGACTGGTACGTCAAGCACGACTTGCACCTGGACTGGCAGATCAACCCGGGCTCGCCGGTGATGACCGGCTGGTACACCAAGACCTACGACGAGGGCCGCAGCGTCGTCCTCGAACGCAACCCCTACTACTGGGTGGTCGACAAGGAGGGCAAGCAGCTGCCCTACCTCGACCAGGTCCGGTTCACCGTGGTGAAGGACCCGCAGGTCCAGAAGCTGCAGATGAGCAACGGCAGGTACGACTACGTGCACGGCGGCCACACGGCTCTCGTGCTCGGTGACATCTCCGGGCTCAAGCAGGCCGAGAAGCGCACGGGTGTCCAGGTCACCTTCTGGGACAGCGGATCAGGCACCGGTTCCATCTGCTTCCTCAACTACGACTACCCCGACGACAAGATGCGCGAGACGATCCGCAAGCCGGAGTTCCGGCAGGCGCTCTCCCACGCCATCAACCGGCCGGACGCCCGCAAGGCGATCTACTTCGACACCGGTGAGGTGACCACCGGAACGCTCAGCCCCAAGGGGCAGATGTTCACCATCAACGACGAGGCGAAGCAGCATTACACGCAATGGCGGGACGCGTACGTGAAGTACGACCCGGACAAGGCCAAGTCGATGCTGGACAAGCTTGGCCTGAAGGACAAGAACGGCGATGGCAAGCGGGAGTTGCCGGACGGCTCCAAGCTGCAGATCTCCCTGGACTACCCGGCCGACGCCAGCGCCGAGCACGTCCAGAAGAACAACCACCTCAAGCGGGACTGGGAGGCCGTCGGCATCAAGACGGTCATCAACCCCGTGCCGCCGGAGGCGTTCGGCGACCGCTGGGGCCGCGGTGAGCTGATGACCACCACCGCCTGGGAGGTGGGCGACTGTTCCCCGCTGATCTACCCGGGCTGGGTGATCCCGGTCGAGACCGGTCACTGGGCACCGCTGCACGGACAGGCGTTCATCATGCAGACCGGCGACCCGAAGAAGATGAAGGAACAGGCCAACCTCTCCCCGTGGAAGCGGACGCCGCCGTGGATGCTGGCGGAGAAGGGCGACCCGATCGACCGGCTGTGGAAGCTGTACGCGCAGGCCCGGGTCGAGCCGGACAACATGAAGCGGATCCAGATCATGTGGGAGGTGCAGAAGATCCACATCGACGAGGGACCGTTCTTCTTCGGCATCGTCGCCAACTACCCCCGCATCGTGCTGACCCGCAAGGGCCTGCACAACGTTCCGAAGAAGGAGAACCTCGCCCTCGGCGGATGGGTGAACCCGTGGATCCTGCCGTCCCCGGCGGTCTACGACCCGGAGCTGTACTTCTGGGACAAGCCGGAGGAGCACAAGGTGTGA
- a CDS encoding polysaccharide deacetylase family protein, with translation MTGLSGRRAIAGSLTGRAPTIRFRRTATAAGVIVVGLSLVRCAPSAPEDVSSDPRLPSASSVARGTPPSGLPQQTSSPSGAASPGASAGEAASPVPTSSTGTTRPTLPGDSTVGTPDSPSTPGHTVEPGVPGSSGDPGATVGPKVLYLTFDDGPSEWTPKVLQVLARHNAKATFFQLGQQQKEFPGFADQVRKAGNTIGNHTFDHASLPAKSWSGMREEIEGGPASKCLRPPYGAVNSGVRSVSDELNLRVVLWDVDTLDWTRPGSAAIERRVVKGARPGAIVLMHDGGGDRQETVDALDGALSTLAKQGYVFRALDC, from the coding sequence GTGACCGGCCTCTCCGGCAGGCGAGCCATCGCCGGCTCCCTGACCGGCCGGGCCCCCACCATCCGGTTCCGGCGAACGGCGACCGCGGCGGGAGTCATCGTCGTCGGGCTCTCGCTGGTCAGATGCGCGCCGTCTGCGCCGGAGGACGTTTCGTCCGACCCGCGCCTTCCGTCCGCGAGTTCGGTTGCCCGGGGCACGCCGCCGAGCGGACTGCCCCAGCAGACGTCGTCACCGTCCGGTGCCGCCTCACCGGGTGCATCGGCCGGTGAGGCCGCCTCCCCGGTGCCCACCTCGAGCACGGGGACCACCCGGCCGACCCTGCCCGGTGACTCCACCGTCGGCACCCCGGACTCGCCGTCGACTCCGGGACACACCGTGGAGCCGGGCGTTCCGGGAAGTTCGGGAGATCCGGGTGCGACGGTGGGCCCGAAGGTTCTGTATCTCACGTTCGACGACGGTCCCAGTGAGTGGACGCCGAAGGTCCTGCAGGTGCTTGCCCGGCACAACGCGAAGGCGACGTTCTTCCAACTGGGCCAGCAGCAGAAGGAGTTTCCGGGGTTCGCCGATCAGGTGCGCAAGGCCGGGAACACGATCGGCAACCACACCTTCGACCACGCGTCCCTGCCGGCGAAGTCGTGGTCGGGGATGCGGGAGGAGATCGAGGGCGGTCCGGCCTCGAAGTGCCTGCGGCCGCCGTACGGCGCGGTGAACTCCGGCGTCCGCTCGGTCAGCGACGAGCTGAACCTTCGGGTCGTGCTGTGGGACGTCGACACCCTCGACTGGACCCGGCCCGGCTCGGCGGCGATCGAACGGCGGGTCGTGAAGGGTGCGCGTCCGGGCGCGATCGTGCTCATGCACGACGGCGGCGGCGACCGCCAGGAGACCGTCGACGCGCTGGACGGTGCCCTGAGCACGCTGGCCAAGCAGGGGTACGTGTTCCGCGCGCTCGACTGCTGA
- a CDS encoding carboxypeptidase regulatory-like domain-containing protein, producing MQDRLKSKGSADVWVVFGQRADLDGAARIKDWNARGAAVVRALKATANRSQAHARATLRSAHADYTAFWATNRIMVRGATPELTRKLAALPEVRRIAGTRAFKVPAPAKKRPARGRISTSEWNIAAIHADRVWRDFGDRGEGITVASIDSGVQYDHPALVNQYRGNLGNGRFDHNYNWYDPSNICGTPSAPCDNVGHGTHVMGTMVGDDGAGNQIGVAPGATWITAKGCESDYCSDFALIASGQWMLAPTDLDGQDPRPELRPNVVNNSWSTDNGPEIDPGYDEVLQAWTASGIFSTFANGNAGPECDTTGSPADSPYAYGVGSFNQAGAISVFSSRGPAGDAIRPNLAAPGEGIRSSYPTNSYENLSGTSMAAPHVAGTAALVLSAAPALVGDVAATRAVLNESATDVDDESCGGTPGNNNVWGEGKVDALAAVTAAPRGDTGVLRGTVTSAGDGTPIAGATIQVEGPLSRTVTTDQDGNYQLTLSVGDYTVSAHAFGYVGRSAPVTVSRNETTTRNFALIEGSPHSLSGTVTDDRGRPVTGALVAVDGTPLPAVTTDARGRFAFDAVPADSYTVTVSPNGCLAEQSKDVVLDSDKVVDFELEGRTDSFGYRCEVEPADYVEGDTDIGLTGDEGYTTIDLPFRALLYGTAYQQVNVTVNGFVNFTDPVNNYANVAVPNPDQPNAAIYAFWDDLTLDDLSGVYTGVSGTAPNRSFVIEWRNANFWLTDLRIDAEIVLHENGDIELAWRNIDPTDAQERGNSATTGIENADGTDAFQYSFDRPVLSDTQAVRFVLPPAGTVTGTVTDRNDGNPIANATVDVLRAGTVVKQLTTDPDGVYFGQLFAGEYTLRATAENYESAEDTVSISDGATETRNFSLASARAEVESPDLSWVLPEGVSQHATFTITNTGSAPLEWAALEGSGGRSAARPAKAARAKVSASDRNAAARTAIGRYTRAERKRARPSAAGDVLASWPVRDVDLPWGVGYDGDVWISDPAHITNHEFTTAGTPVRTLPAPWAGDWNADMAYDSRRGRMCQADVGGDNGIHCWDRASGEVDHSLTGSPWGDIPQRGLAYRADDDSFYIGGWNENVIYHVAGESDSRPGRLLGRCSLPDSGIAGLAWNSTAEVLWVTTNSPTDDIYEVDPDDCGVITTLGFPERGEFNGAGADLDAEGNLWVTSQTSNTAYLLETGVPEATDVPWLSETPAGGTIAVGESQDVTVTVDTTGLAPGVYRATLMLDTNSGRQRLVPVPVQVVVPGYWKGVNAADGAYSDTRGLPWVADQPYTPGGFGWIGASTVHRTSHRVDIAGTGDDPMYRNYRQGMTDYRFDDLPAGKYQVTLDFAELGRSPRPNTRMFDVDVDGELVLFEYDIAARVGGRRADSHSFVVDLPRGGTLQVHFHARRSYRPPIVNALRVVQRPDL from the coding sequence GTGCAGGATCGGCTGAAGTCCAAGGGCTCGGCCGATGTCTGGGTGGTGTTCGGCCAGCGTGCCGACCTCGACGGCGCGGCGAGGATCAAGGACTGGAACGCCCGCGGTGCCGCGGTGGTCAGGGCGCTGAAGGCAACGGCGAACCGGAGCCAGGCGCACGCCAGGGCGACTCTGCGGTCCGCGCACGCGGACTACACGGCGTTCTGGGCGACTAACCGCATCATGGTGCGGGGAGCCACGCCGGAGCTGACCCGGAAGCTGGCGGCGCTGCCGGAGGTGAGGCGGATCGCCGGAACGCGGGCGTTCAAGGTGCCGGCGCCGGCGAAGAAGCGCCCGGCCCGCGGCCGGATCTCCACCTCGGAGTGGAACATCGCCGCCATTCACGCCGACCGGGTGTGGCGCGACTTCGGGGACCGTGGTGAGGGGATCACGGTCGCGAGCATCGACAGCGGTGTGCAGTACGACCACCCGGCGCTGGTGAACCAGTACCGCGGCAACCTCGGCAACGGCAGGTTCGACCACAACTACAACTGGTACGACCCGTCGAACATCTGCGGAACCCCGTCCGCTCCGTGCGACAACGTGGGCCACGGGACCCACGTGATGGGCACCATGGTCGGCGACGACGGCGCCGGCAACCAGATCGGTGTCGCGCCGGGTGCCACCTGGATCACCGCCAAGGGGTGCGAGAGCGACTACTGCTCCGACTTCGCCCTGATCGCCTCCGGCCAGTGGATGCTCGCTCCCACCGACCTCGACGGCCAGGACCCGCGTCCGGAGCTGCGCCCGAACGTCGTGAACAACTCCTGGAGCACCGACAACGGTCCCGAGATCGACCCGGGGTACGACGAGGTCCTGCAGGCGTGGACAGCGTCCGGAATCTTCTCCACGTTCGCCAACGGCAACGCGGGACCGGAGTGCGACACCACCGGTTCCCCGGCGGACTCTCCGTACGCCTACGGGGTCGGATCGTTCAACCAGGCGGGCGCCATCTCGGTCTTCTCCAGCCGTGGACCCGCCGGCGACGCGATCCGGCCGAACCTCGCGGCGCCGGGGGAGGGCATCCGGTCCTCGTACCCGACGAACTCCTACGAGAACCTCAGCGGCACCTCGATGGCGGCCCCGCACGTCGCGGGAACGGCAGCACTGGTGCTGTCGGCGGCACCCGCACTGGTCGGTGACGTGGCTGCCACCCGGGCGGTGCTGAACGAGTCCGCCACCGACGTCGACGACGAGAGCTGTGGCGGGACGCCCGGGAACAACAACGTGTGGGGCGAGGGGAAGGTCGACGCCCTGGCCGCGGTCACCGCCGCGCCGCGCGGCGACACCGGTGTGCTGCGCGGTACGGTCACCTCCGCCGGCGACGGTACGCCGATCGCCGGCGCCACGATCCAGGTCGAGGGCCCACTGAGCCGGACGGTCACCACCGACCAGGACGGCAACTACCAGCTGACCCTCTCGGTGGGGGACTACACCGTCTCGGCACACGCGTTCGGCTACGTCGGCCGGAGCGCGCCGGTGACCGTGAGCCGGAACGAGACGACCACGCGGAACTTCGCGCTCATCGAAGGTTCGCCGCACTCCTTGTCCGGCACGGTCACCGACGACCGTGGCCGGCCGGTGACCGGCGCGCTCGTCGCCGTGGACGGCACGCCGTTGCCCGCGGTCACCACCGACGCCCGGGGGCGCTTCGCCTTCGACGCGGTGCCGGCGGACTCCTACACCGTGACCGTGTCCCCCAACGGCTGTCTGGCCGAACAGTCCAAGGACGTGGTGCTCGACTCCGACAAGGTGGTCGACTTCGAACTGGAGGGCCGGACGGACAGCTTCGGCTACCGGTGCGAGGTGGAGCCCGCGGACTACGTCGAGGGCGACACCGACATCGGGCTGACCGGCGACGAGGGGTACACCACGATCGACCTGCCCTTCCGGGCGCTGCTGTACGGAACCGCCTACCAGCAGGTGAACGTGACGGTCAACGGCTTCGTCAACTTCACCGATCCCGTCAACAACTACGCCAACGTCGCCGTCCCCAACCCGGACCAGCCGAACGCGGCGATCTACGCGTTCTGGGACGACCTCACTCTCGACGACCTGTCCGGTGTCTACACCGGGGTCAGCGGAACGGCGCCGAACCGGTCGTTCGTCATCGAATGGCGCAACGCCAACTTCTGGCTCACGGACCTGCGGATCGACGCGGAGATCGTCCTGCACGAGAACGGCGACATCGAGTTGGCCTGGCGCAACATCGACCCCACCGACGCGCAGGAACGCGGAAACTCCGCGACCACCGGGATCGAGAACGCCGACGGCACCGACGCGTTCCAGTACAGCTTCGACCGGCCGGTGCTGTCCGACACCCAGGCGGTGCGGTTCGTCCTGCCGCCGGCGGGGACGGTCACCGGGACGGTGACCGACAGGAACGACGGCAACCCGATCGCGAACGCGACGGTCGACGTGCTGCGGGCCGGCACCGTCGTCAAGCAGCTCACCACCGATCCCGACGGCGTGTACTTCGGCCAGCTCTTCGCGGGCGAGTACACCCTGCGGGCGACCGCGGAGAACTACGAGTCCGCCGAGGACACCGTCTCGATCAGCGACGGCGCGACCGAGACCAGGAACTTCTCCCTCGCCTCCGCGCGCGCGGAGGTGGAGTCTCCGGACCTGTCGTGGGTGTTGCCCGAAGGCGTGTCGCAGCACGCCACCTTCACGATCACCAACACCGGTTCGGCGCCGCTTGAGTGGGCGGCGCTGGAGGGCAGTGGCGGGCGCTCGGCCGCGAGGCCGGCGAAGGCCGCCAGGGCCAAGGTGAGCGCGAGCGACAGGAACGCCGCGGCCAGGACGGCGATCGGCCGCTACACCAGGGCCGAGCGGAAACGGGCCCGGCCCAGCGCCGCCGGTGACGTGCTCGCGTCCTGGCCGGTCCGGGACGTCGACCTCCCCTGGGGCGTGGGCTACGACGGTGACGTGTGGATCTCGGACCCGGCGCACATCACCAACCACGAGTTCACCACCGCCGGTACGCCGGTCAGGACCCTGCCGGCCCCCTGGGCAGGTGACTGGAACGCCGACATGGCCTACGACTCGCGGCGGGGCCGGATGTGCCAGGCAGACGTCGGCGGCGACAACGGCATCCACTGCTGGGACCGGGCCTCCGGTGAGGTGGACCACTCACTCACCGGTTCACCGTGGGGTGACATCCCCCAGCGTGGGTTGGCCTACCGGGCCGACGACGACAGCTTCTACATCGGTGGATGGAACGAGAACGTCATCTATCACGTCGCCGGTGAGTCCGACTCCAGGCCGGGCCGGCTGCTCGGTCGCTGTTCCCTGCCCGACTCGGGGATCGCCGGCCTGGCGTGGAACTCCACGGCCGAGGTGTTGTGGGTGACCACGAACTCGCCCACCGACGACATCTACGAGGTCGACCCGGACGACTGCGGTGTCATCACCACGCTCGGATTCCCCGAGAGGGGCGAGTTCAACGGCGCTGGTGCCGACCTCGACGCGGAGGGCAATCTGTGGGTCACCTCGCAGACGTCCAACACTGCGTACCTGCTCGAGACCGGGGTTCCGGAGGCCACCGACGTGCCGTGGCTGTCCGAGACCCCGGCCGGCGGCACGATCGCGGTCGGTGAGTCCCAGGACGTCACCGTCACGGTGGACACCACGGGCCTGGCGCCGGGGGTCTACCGGGCAACGCTCATGCTCGACACCAACAGCGGCCGGCAGCGGCTCGTGCCGGTGCCGGTGCAGGTGGTGGTGCCGGGCTACTGGAAGGGCGTCAATGCCGCCGATGGTGCCTACAGCGACACCCGGGGCCTGCCGTGGGTGGCTGATCAGCCCTACACCCCCGGCGGGTTCGGCTGGATCGGTGCGTCGACGGTGCACCGGACCAGTCATCGGGTGGACATCGCGGGCACCGGGGACGACCCGATGTACCGGAACTACCGCCAGGGGATGACCGACTACCGCTTCGACGATCTACCGGCCGGGAAGTACCAGGTGACGCTGGACTTCGCCGAGCTCGGCCGGTCGCCGCGGCCGAACACGCGGATGTTCGACGTGGACGTCGACGGTGAGCTGGTGCTGTTCGAGTACGACATCGCGGCCAGGGTCGGCGGCCGGCGCGCCGACAGTCACAGCTTCGTGGTCGACCTTCCGCGGGGCGGCACGTTGCAGGTGCACTTCCACGCCCGGCGCTCGTATCGGCCGCCGATCGTCAACGCCCTCCGGGTGGTGCAGCGGCCGGACCTGTAG